CTGTTCCCGCACATGAACGTGGTCGAGAACGTGGGCTACGGCCTGCGCATGAGCGGCGTCGGGCGGGACGCGGCCACGGCCCGCGCGCGCGAGGCGCTGCGCAACGTGGGCCTGGTCGGCTTCGACGAGCGGCTGCCGAGCGAGCTCTCGGGCGGCCAGCAGCAGCGCGTGGCGCTGGCGCGCGCGCTGGTGCTGGAGCCGGCGGTGCTGCTGTTCGACGAACCGCTGTCCAACCTCGACGCCCGGCTGCGCCGCGAGATGCGCGAGGAAATCCGCGCGCTGCAGCAGCGCCTGAAGCTCACGGTGGCCTACGTCACCCACGACCAGAGCGAGGCGCTGGCCGTGAGCGACCAGATCATCGTGATGGACCAGGGCCTGATCGCCCAGCGCGGCACGCCGCAGTCGCTCTACGAGTACCCGAAGACCGAGTTCGTCGCCGGCTTCATGGGCGAGGCCATGCTGTTCCCGGGCACGGCCGATGCGGCGGGCACGGTGCACCTGGGGCCGCTGCGCATTGCGCCGCGCCACGCCATGGCGCAGGGCCCGGTGAAGGTGGCGGTGCGCCCCGAGGCCTGGCAGATCGGCGCGCCCGGCGCCGGCCTGGCCGCGCGCCTGGCCAAGGCAGCCTACCTGGGCAGCCTCTACGAGTACACCTTCGAGACCGAACTGGGCTCGATCTTCGTGACCTCGCCGGACCTGGCGCAGGTGCTGGCGCCCGGCGCCGAGGCCGGCTTGAGCCTGGCCGGGCATGGCGTGTCGGTGGTGCAGGTTTCGTAACCCGGATGTCCCCGTGGGGGCATGGCGGCGCGGGATAATCAGGCCATGAACCAACTCGACGCCCTCAAGCAGTTCACCACCGTGGTCGCCGACACCGGCGACTTCAGGCAGCTGGCCGCCTTCCAGCCCCAGGACGCCACCACCAACCCCTCTCTGATCCTCAAGGCGGTGCAGAAGGCCGACTATGCGCCGCTGCTCAAGGACACCGTGGCCGCCTGGCGCCACCAGCCGGTGGACGAGGTGATGGACCGCCTGCTGGTGCGCTTTGGCTGCGAGATCCTGTCGCTGATCCCGGGGCGCGTGTCCACCGAGGTCGATGCGCGGCTGAGCTTCGACACCAACGCCACCGTGGTGCGGGCCGAGCGCATCATCGAGCTGTACCAGGCCCAGGGCGTGCACATCGACCGCGTGCTGATCAAGATCGCCTCCACCTGGGAGGGCATCCAGGCCGCCGCGCAGCTCGAGCGCCGCGGCATCCACACCAACCTCACGCTGCTGTTCTCGTTCTGCCAGGCGGTGGCCTGCGGCCAGGCCAGGGTGCAGCTGATCTCGCCCTTCGTGGGGCGCATCTACGACTGGTACAAGAAGTCGGCCGGCGCGGCCTGGGACGAGGCCGCCCGCGCGGGCGCCAACGACCCCGGCGTGCAGTCGGTGCGGCAGATCTACCAGCACTACAAGCACTTTGGCATCGCCACCGAGGTGATGGGCGCGAGCTTTCGCAACGTGGGCCAGATCATCGCGCTGGCCGGCTGCGACCTGCTCACCATCAGCCCCGAGCTGCTGGCCCAGCTGGCCGCGAGCGAGGCGCCGGTGGCGCGTGCGCTCGACGCGCAGGCGGCCAGGTCGCTCGACCTGCCGGCGGTGAACTTCGACGAAGCGGGCTTTCGCTACGCGCTCAACGAAGACGCCATGGCCACCGAGAAGCTGGCCGAGGGCATCCGGGCCTTCGCCGCCGACGCGGTGAAGCTCGAACAGCTGATGGCCGCAGCCTGAGGCCGCCGCCATGACGCCGCGCCCGCGTTGCGACCAGACGGCGGCCTGGGCTGCGCTGCGCCGGCACTTCGACGGCGGCGCGCGCGACTTCGATCTGCGCCAGGCCTTCGCCGCCGAGGCGGGCCGCTTCGAAGCCTTCAGCCAGCAGGCGCCGCATGTGTTCGCCGACCTCTCGAAGAACCGCATCGACGCCGCCACGCAGGAACTGCTGCTGGCGCTGGCGCGCGAATGCGGCGTGGAGCGGCACCGCGATGCGATGTTCGGCGGCGAGGCGGTCAACGGCACCGAACAGCGCGCCGTTTTGCACTTTTTATTGAGAAATCCGGCGGATGTCCAGGTGCAGTGGTCTTCGGGTGCTATCGAAAACATAGCAGACGAGGCGAGCGAAGCCCTTGCCACGCGAGAGGCGATGCTGGCCTATGCCGAGGCCGTCCGGGCCGACGACGCCATCACCGACATCGTGAACATCGGCATCGGCGGCTCCGACCTCGGCCCGCAGATGGCGGTGCTGGCACTCGACGAATTCACCACGCGGGCCAAGCGCTTTCACTTCGTCTCCAACGTGGACGGGCACGAACTCGCGGCCGTGCTGCGGCAGGTGCGGCCGCACAGCACGCTGTTCCTGATCGCCTCCAAGACCTTCGCCACCCGCGAGACCATGACCAACGCGCACTCGGCGCGGCGCTGGTTCGAGGCCGGCGGCGGGCAGGACATCGCGCGCCACTTCGCCGCGCTGACCACCCACACGGCGGCGGCGCAGGCGTTCGGCATCACCACCTGCTTCGGCTTCCGGGACTGGGTGGGCGGGCGCTACTCGCTGTGGTCGGCCATCGGCCTGGCCCTGGCCATCGCCATCGGCGCCTCGGGCTTTCGCGCGCTGCTGGCCGGCGCGCATGCCATGGACGAGCATTTCCGCACGGCGCCGCCGGCGCGCAACCTGCCGCTGCGCCTGGGCCTGCTCGACGTCTGGTATCGCAACTTCCATGGCTTCACCAGCCGCAGCATCGCGCCCTACCACAGCGCCCTGCGCCGCCTGCCGGCCTACCTGCAGCAACTGGAGATGGAGTCCAACGGCAAGCGGGTGGACGCCCAAGGCCGCGCCTTGCCCTATGCAACCTCGCCCGTGGTCTGGGGCGAGCCGGGCACCAATGGCCAGCACGCCTTTTTCCAGATGCTGCACCAGGGCAGCGACGTGGTGCCGCTGGAGTTCATCGCGGTGAAGCAGGCGGGCCACGAGCTGCCGGGCCACCATCCGCAACTGCTGGCCAATGCGCTGGCCCAGGCCCAGGCCTTCATGCAGGGGCAGGCCGACGCCGGCGGCCACCGGCATTTCCCGGGCAACCGGCCGAGCACCTTCCTCGTGCTCGATCGGCTGGAGCCGGCCTCGCTGGGCGCGCTGATCGCGCTGTACGAGCACCGCGTGTTCGTGAGCGGCTCGCTGTGGGGCCTCAACAGCTTCGACCAGTTCGGCGTGGAACTCGGCAAGCTGCTGGCGAAAGACCTCGAGCCGCGCCTGGCCTCCGGCGACGTGGCGGGGCTAGACGGCTCGACCGCCGGGCTGCTGCGGCGCCTGCGCTAGCGGCTTCGCGAGGCCATCGTGACCTGGCGCTCCGCGATCACCCGCTCCCGGTCGGCCTTGCAAGACCCGGATCACTACCGCCCGCTGATCAGGCCGCTGCTGGCCGGGCTCGCGGCCCTGCTGCTGGCCGTTGTGTTCATCCTCCTGGCGGACGAGGTGACCGAGGGCGATACCCGCGGCTTCGATACCAGCCTGCTGTACGCCGCCCAGGCCTTGAGGGCGGATCACCCGTGGGTTGCCGAGGTCATGCGCGACCTCAGCGGGCTCGGCAGCACCGTCGTGCTGACTGTGTTCACGGTGGCCGCCTGCGGCTACCTGGCGCTGGTCGGCGCCCGCATGGTTTCGGCCCTGGTGGCGATGTCCATCCTCAGCGCCGCCGCGCTGGTGTCCCTGTTCAAGACCCTGTTCGGGCAGCTTCGCCCTGGCGCGGCCTTCGCCGAATTCCTCGCTTCGGGGCTGAGCTTCCCGAGCGGGCACGCGAGCATGTCCGCCGTCGTGTTCCTGACCTTCGGGGCGCTGCTGGCGAGCCGGCACAGCCGGCCGCGCGAGCGCTGGTACATCCTGGGCGCGGCGACCGGGCTGACCCTGCTGGTGGGGCTGAGCCGGGTGGCGCTGGGCGTCCACTGGGCGAGCGATGTGCTGGGCGGCTGGGCCTTCGGAACCGCGTGGGCCGTCATGTGGCTGCTCGTGGCCAGGCACCTGGCCGGCCGCTGACCCCGGGGGCCCGCGTTCTGCCGGGAGCCTGCGGCGCCGCGGCCGCCAACCTGGGGTTTTCTGGCCATTCCGGCTTCAGGTCGTTGTGGGGCGGGCTTGAGGTGCTATCAAAGAATGAGCGGGTGCCGTAAAAAAACCACCGTTTTTGACATATCCGCGCGCCACGCTTGCGCATATCATGTCGCGGGGCCTTCGCCCCGACATGGTCCTGCGAGGAGGAAAAAACCCATGGATTTCCAACAAGCCATCAAGACATGCCTTCGCAAGTACACCGATTTCTCGGGCCGCGCGGCGCGCCCCGAGTTCTGGTGGTTCTTCCTGTTCCAGTTCGTCCTGCTCTTCGTGACATCGATGCTGAGCTACTGGCTCTACTTCATCGCCGCCATCGCCTTGCTGCTGCCAGGGTTGGCGGTCGGCGCGCGCCGCCTGCACGACATCGGCAAGAGCGGCTGGTGGATGCTGGTCGGGTTCATCCCGCTGCTGGGCTGGATTCTGCTGATCTACTGGGCCGCACAGCCTGGCGAGATCGGGCCCAACGCCTATGGCGCCGAGGTGGACAGCGCGCCGCCGGAGCTGGCACGCCGGGACAGCAGTAGCCCGGGGCCTGCGGGCCAGCCTCAAGAAAAAAGGCCGCGTGAGCGGCCTTTTTTCTTGAGCGGGCGCCCCGGAGGGCGCCCTGGCATTGCCGGAAGAAGCCGGGCGGGTTGGTTCCCGCGCCCTGCGCCTTCTCCGGCAGCGCATGGCTTTACATGCCCATGTCGCCCATGCCGCCCATACCCCCCATGCCGCCGGGCATGCCGCCGGCCGGGGCTTCTTCCTTGGGAGACTCGGCCACCATGGCTTCGGTCGTCAGCATCAGCGAGGCCACGGAAGCGGCGTTCTGCAGTGCGGTGCGCGTCACCTTGGTCGGGTCCAGAATGCCCATTTCGATCATGTCGCCATAGGTGTCGTTGGCGGCGTTGAAGCCGTAGTTGCCCTTGCCGTTGAGCACGGCGTTGACCACCACGGAGGCTTCGCCACCGGCGTTGTAGACGATCTCGCGCAGGGGGGCTTCGATGGCCTTCAGCACCAGCTTGATGCCGGCGTCCTGATCGGCGTTGTCACCCTTGATGGCGCCAGCAGCCTGCTTGGCGCGCAGCAGGGCCACGCCGCCGCCGGCCACGATGCCTTCTTCCACGGCAGCGCGGGTGGCGTGCAGGGCGTCTTCCACGCGGGCTTTCTTTTCCTTCATTTCGACTTCGGTGGCAGCGCCAACCTTGATCACGGCCACGCCGCCGGCCAGCTTGGCCACGCGCTCTTGCAGCTTCTCGCGGTCGTAGTCGGAGGTGGCTTCCTCGATCTGCACGCGCACTTGCTTGACGCGGGCTTCGATGTCAGCGGCAGCGCCGGCGCCGTCGATGATGATGGTGTTTTCCTTGCCCACTTCGATGCGCTTGGCCTGGCCCAGGTCGGCCAGGGTCACCTTCTCGAGCGTCAGGCCCACTTCTTCAGCGATGACCTTGCCGCCCGTCAGGATGGCGATGTCTTCCAGCATGGCCTTGCGGCGGTCGCCGAAGCCAGGCGCCTTGACGGCCACGACCTTCAGGATGCCGCGGATCGTGTTCACGACCAGCGTGGCCAGGGCTTCGCCCTCGACTTCTTCGGCAATGATCAGCAGCGGACGGCCGGCCTTGGCCACTTGCTCCAGCGTGGGCAGCAGGTCGCGGATGTTGCTGATCTTCTTGTCGAACAGCAGCACGAAGGGGTTGTCCAGCAGCGCCGATTGCTTCTCGGGGTTGTTGATGAAGTAGGGCGACAGGTAGCCGCGGTCGAACTGCATGCCTTCGACGACGTCGAGTTCGCTGTCCAGCGACTTGCCGTCTTCGACAGTGATCACGCCTTCCTTGCCGACCTTGTCCATCGCGTCGGCGATGATCTTGCCAATGGTCTCGTCGCTGTTGGCCGAGATGGAGCCGACTTGCGCGATTTCCTTGGAGGTGGTGGTGGCCTTGGAGGCCTTCTTGAGCTGCTCGACCAGGGCCGTCACGGCCTTGTCGATGCCGCGCTTGAGGTCCATCGGGTTCATGCCGGCGGCCACGTACTTCATGCCTTCGCGCACGATGGCCTGGGCCAGCACGGTGGCGGTGGTGGTGCCGTCGCCAGCGTTGTCAGAGGTCTTGGAAGCGACTTCCTTGACCATCTGGGCGCCCATGTTCTGCAGCTTGTCCTTGAGTTCGATTTCCTTGGCCACGGACACGCCGTCCTTGGTCACGGTGGGGGCGCCGAACGAACGCTCGAGCACCACGTTGCGGCCCTTGGGGCCCAGGGTCACTTTGACCGCATTGGCCAGGATGTTCACACCCTCGACCATGCGCGCGCGGGCTTCGCCGCCGAAAACTACGTCTTTTGCTGCCATTTGAATAGCTCCAAGAATTAAATGTCTGAATCAATTGGGGCGGGCGCCAGGCCGGCCCCGCAAAATCACTTGGCTTCGACTACGGCGAAGAGGTCTTCTTCCTTCATGACGAGCAGTTCGTCGCCATCGACCTTGACGGTCTGGCCGCTGTACTTGCCGAACAGCACGCGGTCGCCGACCTTCACGCCGACCGGGCTGATGTCGCCCTTGTCGTTCTTCTTGCCGGGGCCCACGGCCAGCACTTCACCCTGGTCGGGCTTCTCGGCGGCGGCGTCGGGGATCACGATGCCCGAAGCGGTCTTGGTTTCGCTGTCAATGCGCTTGACGATCACGCGATCGTGCAGGGGACGAAGTTTCATTGCATCTCCTTGTTCTGAAACAATGGGTTGGGACATCAAAAAGTACCAACCCGAAGGTTGGCACCCGTTAACTTGCCGGATCTCGGCGCTTGTTAGCACTCAATCCTTGCGAGTGCTAATCATAAAGGCTTTTGCCGGGGTTTCAAGATGCGGCCCTGGCCAAGGGTGGAAAAAAGCCGTGCCGATGTCGATACCGCGCCGGCCGGAGCGTCGTGCAGGTGGAGCGAGAATGTTCCGCAACCCAACAAGGAGAGCGATATGAAATTCATGATTCTGATCAAGGCCACCCCGGAAAGTGAAGCCGGCGTGATGCCCAGCGAGCAGCTGCTGACCGACATGGGCCGCTTCAACGAGGAGCTGGTGAAGGCCGGCGTGATGCAGGCCGGGGAGGGCCTGCATCCCAGCGCAAAGGGCGCCCGCGTGCGCTTCTCGGGCCCAAACCGCACGGTGACCGACGGGCCGTTCGCCGAGAGCAAGGAACTGATCGCCGGCTTCTGGATCTGGAAATGCGCCTCGCTGCAGGAGGCGATCGACTGGGTCAGGCGCTGCCCCAACCCGATGCTGGGCGAGTCGGAGGTCGAGATCCGGCAGGTCTTCGAAGCCGAGGACTTCGGCGAGGCCTTCACGCCCGAGCTGCGCGAGCAGGAGGAGCGGCTGCGCGAGCAGATCGCCGGGCAGGGCCAGCCGCCGGCCTGAACCTTGGTGTCAAAGGGGGCTGGGTCGCACCCTCATGAAAAAGCCGCCCGAAGGCGGCTGGCAGGGATGGGGCAGGCGCTGCGCCGGGTGGAACGGCTCAGCCCTTGAGGCCGGCCGCGTTGCGCAGCTGGGCGGCGCGATCGGTGCGCTCCCAGCTGAACTCGGGCTCTTCGCGGCCGAAGTGGCCGTAGGCGGCGGTCTTTTCGTAGATCGGGCGCAGCAGGTCCAGCATCTGGATGATGCCCTTGGGCCGCAGGTCGAAGTGCTCGTTCACCAGCGCGGCGATCTTGTCGTCCGGAATCACGCCCGTGCCTTCGGTGTAGACCGTCACGTTCATCGGCTTGGCCACGCCGATCGCGTAGGCGACCTGGATCTGGCATTGCTTGGCCAGGCCCGCGGCCACGATGTTCTTGGCCACATAGCGCGCGGCGTAGGCGGCCGAGCGGTCGACCTTGCTCGGGTCCTTGCCCGAGAACGCGCCGCCGCCGTGCGGGCAGGCGCCGCCGTAGGTGTCGACGATGATCTTGCGGCCGGTCAGGCCGCAGTCGCCCTGCGGGCCGCCGATGACGAAGCGGCCGGTCGGGTTGATCAGGAAGCGCGTTTCCTTGAGCCATTCCTTGGGCAGCACCGGCTTGATGATCTCCTCGATGATGGCTTCATTGAAGCTGGCCTTCATCTTGGTCGAGGTTTCGCTCTGGTCCGGGCTGTGCTGGGTGGACAGCACCACGGTGTCGATGCTGTGGGGCTTGCCGTCCACGTAGCGCATCGTGACCTGGCTCTTGGCGTCGGGGCGCAGGAAGGGCAGGCGGCCGTCCTTGCGCAGCTGGGCCTGGCGCTCCACGAGGCGGTGCGCATAGTAGATGGGCGCGGGCATCAGCTCGGGCGTTTCGTCGCAGGCGTAGCCGAACATCAGGCCCTGGTCGCCGGCGCCGGTGTTCAGGTGGTCGTCGCTCGCGTGGTCCACGCCCTGGGCGATGTCGTTGGACTGCTTGTCGTAGCAGACCATCACGGCGCAGCCCTTGTAGTCGATGCCGTACTCGGTGTTGTCGTAGCCGATGCGCTTGATGGTGTCGCGCGCGACCTGGATGTAGTCGACGTGCGCGTTGGTGGTGATCTCGCCCGCCAGCACCACGAGGCCGGTGTTGGTCAGCGTTTCGGCGGCCACGCGGCTGCGCGGGTCCTGCTGGAAGATCGCGTCGAGGATTGCATCCGAGATCTGGTCGGCGACCTTGTCGGGGTGGCCTTCGGAAACCGATTCGGACGTGAAGAGAAAATCGTTCGCCATTTTGAATAAACTCC
The sequence above is a segment of the Variovorax terrae genome. Coding sequences within it:
- a CDS encoding ABC transporter ATP-binding protein, coding for MYGIEFRNVTKRYGTDPDAPLAVKGISFEVPQGTLTTILGPSGCGKTTTLRMIAGLESPSAGTILMGGRDVTTLGPAERNVSMMFQSYALFPHMNVVENVGYGLRMSGVGRDAATARAREALRNVGLVGFDERLPSELSGGQQQRVALARALVLEPAVLLFDEPLSNLDARLRREMREEIRALQQRLKLTVAYVTHDQSEALAVSDQIIVMDQGLIAQRGTPQSLYEYPKTEFVAGFMGEAMLFPGTADAAGTVHLGPLRIAPRHAMAQGPVKVAVRPEAWQIGAPGAGLAARLAKAAYLGSLYEYTFETELGSIFVTSPDLAQVLAPGAEAGLSLAGHGVSVVQVS
- the tal gene encoding transaldolase — protein: MNQLDALKQFTTVVADTGDFRQLAAFQPQDATTNPSLILKAVQKADYAPLLKDTVAAWRHQPVDEVMDRLLVRFGCEILSLIPGRVSTEVDARLSFDTNATVVRAERIIELYQAQGVHIDRVLIKIASTWEGIQAAAQLERRGIHTNLTLLFSFCQAVACGQARVQLISPFVGRIYDWYKKSAGAAWDEAARAGANDPGVQSVRQIYQHYKHFGIATEVMGASFRNVGQIIALAGCDLLTISPELLAQLAASEAPVARALDAQAARSLDLPAVNFDEAGFRYALNEDAMATEKLAEGIRAFAADAVKLEQLMAAA
- the pgi gene encoding glucose-6-phosphate isomerase, with translation MTPRPRCDQTAAWAALRRHFDGGARDFDLRQAFAAEAGRFEAFSQQAPHVFADLSKNRIDAATQELLLALARECGVERHRDAMFGGEAVNGTEQRAVLHFLLRNPADVQVQWSSGAIENIADEASEALATREAMLAYAEAVRADDAITDIVNIGIGGSDLGPQMAVLALDEFTTRAKRFHFVSNVDGHELAAVLRQVRPHSTLFLIASKTFATRETMTNAHSARRWFEAGGGQDIARHFAALTTHTAAAQAFGITTCFGFRDWVGGRYSLWSAIGLALAIAIGASGFRALLAGAHAMDEHFRTAPPARNLPLRLGLLDVWYRNFHGFTSRSIAPYHSALRRLPAYLQQLEMESNGKRVDAQGRALPYATSPVVWGEPGTNGQHAFFQMLHQGSDVVPLEFIAVKQAGHELPGHHPQLLANALAQAQAFMQGQADAGGHRHFPGNRPSTFLVLDRLEPASLGALIALYEHRVFVSGSLWGLNSFDQFGVELGKLLAKDLEPRLASGDVAGLDGSTAGLLRRLR
- a CDS encoding phosphatase PAP2 family protein is translated as MQDPDHYRPLIRPLLAGLAALLLAVVFILLADEVTEGDTRGFDTSLLYAAQALRADHPWVAEVMRDLSGLGSTVVLTVFTVAACGYLALVGARMVSALVAMSILSAAALVSLFKTLFGQLRPGAAFAEFLASGLSFPSGHASMSAVVFLTFGALLASRHSRPRERWYILGAATGLTLLVGLSRVALGVHWASDVLGGWAFGTAWAVMWLLVARHLAGR
- the groL gene encoding chaperonin GroEL (60 kDa chaperone family; promotes refolding of misfolded polypeptides especially under stressful conditions; forms two stacked rings of heptamers to form a barrel-shaped 14mer; ends can be capped by GroES; misfolded proteins enter the barrel where they are refolded when GroES binds); translated protein: MAAKDVVFGGEARARMVEGVNILANAVKVTLGPKGRNVVLERSFGAPTVTKDGVSVAKEIELKDKLQNMGAQMVKEVASKTSDNAGDGTTTATVLAQAIVREGMKYVAAGMNPMDLKRGIDKAVTALVEQLKKASKATTTSKEIAQVGSISANSDETIGKIIADAMDKVGKEGVITVEDGKSLDSELDVVEGMQFDRGYLSPYFINNPEKQSALLDNPFVLLFDKKISNIRDLLPTLEQVAKAGRPLLIIAEEVEGEALATLVVNTIRGILKVVAVKAPGFGDRRKAMLEDIAILTGGKVIAEEVGLTLEKVTLADLGQAKRIEVGKENTIIIDGAGAAADIEARVKQVRVQIEEATSDYDREKLQERVAKLAGGVAVIKVGAATEVEMKEKKARVEDALHATRAAVEEGIVAGGGVALLRAKQAAGAIKGDNADQDAGIKLVLKAIEAPLREIVYNAGGEASVVVNAVLNGKGNYGFNAANDTYGDMIEMGILDPTKVTRTALQNAASVASLMLTTEAMVAESPKEEAPAGGMPGGMGGMGGMGDMGM
- a CDS encoding co-chaperone GroES, with the translated sequence MKLRPLHDRVIVKRIDSETKTASGIVIPDAAAEKPDQGEVLAVGPGKKNDKGDISPVGVKVGDRVLFGKYSGQTVKVDGDELLVMKEEDLFAVVEAK
- a CDS encoding YciI family protein, with amino-acid sequence MKFMILIKATPESEAGVMPSEQLLTDMGRFNEELVKAGVMQAGEGLHPSAKGARVRFSGPNRTVTDGPFAESKELIAGFWIWKCASLQEAIDWVRRCPNPMLGESEVEIRQVFEAEDFGEAFTPELREQEERLREQIAGQGQPPA
- the metK gene encoding methionine adenosyltransferase: MANDFLFTSESVSEGHPDKVADQISDAILDAIFQQDPRSRVAAETLTNTGLVVLAGEITTNAHVDYIQVARDTIKRIGYDNTEYGIDYKGCAVMVCYDKQSNDIAQGVDHASDDHLNTGAGDQGLMFGYACDETPELMPAPIYYAHRLVERQAQLRKDGRLPFLRPDAKSQVTMRYVDGKPHSIDTVVLSTQHSPDQSETSTKMKASFNEAIIEEIIKPVLPKEWLKETRFLINPTGRFVIGGPQGDCGLTGRKIIVDTYGGACPHGGGAFSGKDPSKVDRSAAYAARYVAKNIVAAGLAKQCQIQVAYAIGVAKPMNVTVYTEGTGVIPDDKIAALVNEHFDLRPKGIIQMLDLLRPIYEKTAAYGHFGREEPEFSWERTDRAAQLRNAAGLKG